The following proteins are co-located in the Billgrantia tianxiuensis genome:
- the cheY gene encoding chemotaxis response regulator CheY: MADKNMSFLVVDDFPTMRRIVRSLLKELGYTNVEEAEDGQEALTKLRSGSFEFVVSDWNMPNLDGLEMLKQIRADAALKELPVLMVTAEAKKENIIAAAQAGASGYVVKPFTAATLEEKLNKIFEKLGK, translated from the coding sequence ATGGCTGACAAGAACATGAGCTTCCTGGTGGTAGACGACTTTCCGACCATGCGTCGGATCGTCCGCAGTCTGCTGAAGGAGCTGGGTTACACCAACGTCGAGGAGGCAGAGGATGGTCAGGAAGCCTTGACCAAGCTGCGTTCCGGCTCCTTCGAATTCGTGGTGTCGGACTGGAACATGCCGAATCTCGACGGGCTCGAGATGCTCAAGCAGATTCGTGCCGATGCCGCGCTCAAGGAGCTCCCGGTGCTGATGGTGACCGCCGAGGCGAAGAAGGAGAACATCATTGCCGCCGCCCAGGCGGGAGCCAGCGGCTACGTAGTGAAGCCATTCACCGCTGCCACCCTGGAAGAGAAGCTCAACAAGATTTTCGAAAAACTGGGCAAATGA
- a CDS encoding EAL domain-containing protein encodes MHRCAEKEGHCERCEGPLPFAFTMAFQPIVDLAEARVTTYEALVRGPAGESAGSILAQVTPRLLYRFDQACRIRAIELASQLGMTESLSINFLPNAVYEPMACIQATLAISAQVGWPLERLVFEVTESEQVQDQQHLHSIIEAYRATGFTTALDDFGNGFANLDLLVGLHPDRLKIDRMLVSSCDRDSRRQAILRAIIALGHELGIELIAEGVETREEALWLARSGISLQQGFFYARPGLESLTPGLEPALAALRQAI; translated from the coding sequence ATGCACCGATGCGCCGAGAAGGAAGGGCATTGCGAACGCTGCGAAGGACCATTGCCGTTCGCCTTTACCATGGCCTTTCAGCCGATCGTCGACCTTGCCGAGGCCCGTGTCACCACCTATGAGGCGCTGGTAAGAGGTCCGGCAGGAGAATCCGCCGGCAGCATCCTGGCGCAGGTAACGCCGCGCCTGTTGTATCGCTTCGACCAGGCCTGCCGCATCCGCGCCATCGAGCTCGCCAGCCAACTTGGCATGACCGAGAGCCTGTCGATCAACTTTCTGCCCAATGCGGTTTACGAACCCATGGCCTGCATCCAGGCAACGCTGGCCATTTCCGCACAAGTGGGATGGCCACTCGAGCGCCTGGTGTTCGAAGTCACCGAGAGCGAGCAGGTCCAGGATCAGCAGCATTTGCACAGCATCATCGAGGCCTACCGCGCCACGGGATTCACCACCGCCCTGGACGACTTCGGCAATGGTTTCGCCAATCTCGACCTGCTGGTGGGGCTGCATCCGGACCGTCTCAAGATCGACCGAATGCTGGTGTCGAGCTGCGACCGCGACTCGCGACGCCAAGCCATACTGCGCGCTATCATCGCCCTGGGGCACGAGCTTGGCATCGAACTCATCGCCGAAGGTGTCGAAACCCGCGAGGAAGCGCTGTGGCTGGCCCGTAGCGGCATTAGTCTGCAGCAGGGCTTCTTCTATGCCCGCCCCGGCCTGGAAAGCCTGACCCCTGGACTGGAGCCGGCCTTGGCGGCATTGCGTCAGGCGATCTAG
- the flhA gene encoding flagellar biosynthesis protein FlhA has translation MKSLSHIIGRRDLLGDVRMKLLAGPVLIIMILSMMVVPLPPFALDLLFTFNIALAVMVLLVSMFTQKPLDFAAFPAVLLFTTLLRLSLNVASTRVILMEGHQGGDAAGKVIEAFGQFLIGGNFAVGLVVFLILVIINFMVITKGAGRIAEVGARFMLDAMPGKQMAIDADLNAGLIGEEDARKRRSEVAQEADFYGSMDGASKFVRGDAMAGLVIMVVNVIGGLLIGMLQHGMGFGDAARTYTLMTIGDGLVAQIPALIISTAAGVTVSRVNTEQDVGQQMISQLFVNPQVMVLAALVMGLLGLVPGMPNLVFLLFTGLLAGLAWMLTRQKEQRLVEQELNAEPPPQPEAPEASWEDVQLVDTLGLEVGHRLIPLVDQRQDGELLGRIKSVRKKFAQEVGFLPAVVHIRDNLELGANTYVITLKGAEIGRAEAFPGQWLAIDPGQVTGQLQGTPTSDPAFGLPAIWIDSGQREHAQVYGYTVVDAGTVIATHLNHLLHRHAAEMLGRQEVQKLLDKLGEEQKSLVEDVVPKAISLTALQRILQSLLDEDVSIRDMRTILDTLAEHAPQQQDINELTALVRVALGRTITQQWFPGRDTLNVIGLDAQLEQVLLQAMNGNGALEPGLAETLMHQTEQAVERHEASGEPPVLVVQHSLRPLLSRFLRRRMRHLVVMSQAELPDDRTLRIVTLVGGR, from the coding sequence ATGAAATCTCTCAGTCATATCATCGGGCGTCGCGACCTGCTGGGTGACGTGCGCATGAAGCTGCTGGCCGGTCCCGTCCTGATCATCATGATCCTGAGCATGATGGTCGTGCCGCTGCCGCCATTCGCGCTGGATTTGCTCTTCACCTTCAACATCGCGCTGGCGGTCATGGTGCTGCTGGTCAGCATGTTCACCCAGAAGCCGCTGGATTTTGCCGCTTTCCCCGCCGTCCTGCTGTTCACCACGCTGCTGCGTTTGTCTCTCAACGTCGCTTCCACCCGGGTGATCCTGATGGAAGGCCACCAGGGCGGCGACGCCGCAGGCAAGGTGATCGAGGCATTCGGCCAGTTCCTCATCGGCGGTAACTTCGCCGTGGGCCTGGTGGTGTTCCTGATCCTGGTGATCATCAACTTCATGGTCATCACCAAGGGTGCGGGGCGTATCGCCGAGGTCGGCGCGCGCTTCATGCTCGACGCCATGCCCGGCAAGCAGATGGCCATCGACGCCGATCTCAACGCTGGCCTGATCGGCGAGGAAGACGCTCGCAAGCGGCGTTCCGAAGTCGCCCAGGAAGCCGACTTCTACGGCTCCATGGACGGTGCCAGCAAATTCGTGCGCGGCGATGCCATGGCCGGCCTGGTGATCATGGTGGTCAACGTCATCGGCGGGCTGTTGATCGGCATGCTGCAGCACGGCATGGGCTTCGGCGACGCCGCCAGGACCTATACCCTGATGACCATCGGCGACGGCCTGGTGGCGCAGATTCCCGCGCTGATCATTTCTACCGCCGCCGGCGTTACCGTCTCGCGCGTCAATACCGAGCAGGACGTCGGCCAACAGATGATCAGCCAGCTGTTCGTCAACCCCCAGGTCATGGTGCTGGCGGCGCTGGTCATGGGCCTGCTGGGCCTGGTGCCGGGCATGCCCAACCTGGTTTTCCTGCTCTTCACCGGGCTGCTGGCCGGGCTGGCCTGGATGCTGACTCGTCAGAAGGAACAGCGTCTGGTGGAGCAGGAGCTCAACGCCGAACCGCCACCCCAGCCCGAGGCGCCCGAGGCCAGCTGGGAGGATGTCCAACTGGTGGACACGCTGGGGCTCGAGGTCGGGCACAGGCTGATCCCGCTGGTCGACCAGCGCCAGGACGGCGAGCTGCTGGGAAGGATCAAGAGCGTACGCAAGAAATTCGCCCAAGAGGTCGGCTTCCTACCCGCCGTGGTGCATATCCGCGACAACCTGGAGCTGGGGGCCAACACCTACGTGATCACCCTGAAGGGTGCCGAGATCGGCCGTGCCGAAGCGTTCCCCGGCCAATGGCTGGCCATCGATCCTGGCCAAGTCACCGGACAGCTTCAGGGCACCCCGACTTCCGATCCCGCCTTCGGCCTGCCGGCCATCTGGATCGACAGCGGGCAGCGCGAGCATGCTCAGGTCTACGGCTACACTGTGGTCGATGCCGGTACCGTGATCGCGACTCACCTCAACCACTTGTTGCATCGTCACGCAGCCGAAATGCTGGGGCGGCAGGAAGTGCAGAAACTGCTCGACAAGCTGGGCGAAGAGCAGAAGTCGCTGGTCGAGGACGTGGTGCCCAAGGCGATCAGCCTGACGGCTCTGCAGCGCATTCTGCAGAGCTTGCTCGACGAGGACGTCTCTATCCGCGACATGCGCACCATCCTGGATACGCTGGCCGAACATGCACCGCAGCAGCAGGACATCAACGAGCTGACGGCGCTGGTGCGGGTCGCACTGGGGCGGACCATCACCCAGCAATGGTTCCCTGGGCGCGATACGCTGAACGTGATCGGTCTGGACGCCCAGCTCGAGCAGGTCCTGCTACAGGCAATGAATGGCAATGGTGCGCTCGAGCCTGGGCTCGCCGAAACTTTGATGCACCAGACCGAGCAAGCCGTGGAGCGGCATGAGGCAAGCGGTGAGCCGCCGGTGCTGGTGGTACAGCACAGCCTGCGTCCGCTGCTTTCCCGGTTCCTGCGCCGGCGCATGCGCCACTTGGTGGTCATGTCGCAGGCGGAACTGCCCGACGATCGTACACTGCGCATCGTGACGCTGGTAGGAGGTCGATAA
- a CDS encoding RNA polymerase sigma factor FliA encodes MYTARGKIEQADLLDEYLPLVRRQALSMQVRLPASIELDDLIQAGMVGLLEALGRFDATQGASFATFASQRIRGAMLDELRSRDWLPRSVRRNARTVDEAVRRLEQQLGRPAEENEIAAELDMELEEYRQLLSDTNSGHLLPFEVLMAEGIEPGIEDASVDTPYRVLVDEEKRQQLAEGIEALPEREKLLMALYYQEELNLKEIGVVLGVTESRVCQLHSQAVSRLRARLTDPD; translated from the coding sequence ATGTACACAGCACGAGGCAAGATCGAACAGGCAGACCTGCTGGATGAGTACCTGCCGCTGGTAAGGCGCCAGGCGCTCTCCATGCAGGTCCGGCTACCGGCGAGCATCGAGCTCGATGATCTGATTCAGGCCGGCATGGTGGGGCTGCTCGAAGCCCTGGGGCGCTTCGATGCGACCCAGGGAGCCAGCTTTGCCACCTTCGCCAGCCAGCGTATTCGTGGCGCCATGCTGGATGAGCTACGCAGTCGCGACTGGTTGCCGCGCAGCGTCCGGCGCAACGCCCGAACGGTAGACGAAGCCGTGCGACGTCTCGAGCAGCAACTGGGGCGGCCGGCCGAGGAGAACGAGATCGCCGCCGAACTCGACATGGAGCTGGAAGAGTACCGCCAACTACTGAGCGACACCAACAGCGGGCATCTGTTGCCCTTCGAGGTGCTGATGGCCGAGGGCATCGAGCCAGGCATCGAAGATGCCTCCGTCGATACCCCCTACCGCGTGCTCGTCGACGAGGAGAAGCGACAGCAGTTGGCCGAGGGCATCGAGGCGCTTCCCGAGCGCGAGAAGCTCTTGATGGCGCTCTATTACCAGGAAGAACTCAACCTCAAGGAGATCGGTGTCGTGCTCGGCGTGACCGAATCACGTGTGTGCCAGTTGCACAGCCAGGCGGTGAGCCGGTTGCGGGCGCGCCTGACGGACCCTGATTGA
- a CDS encoding motility protein A, translating to MNPSTIIGMIASTILLVSVLFFTAESPQSFINLPGLAIVLAGTMAATFISYPLKEVVRVVRLVGLVFRRENTYIRDDIKELVDISRLWFKGDVRAVEAALDKARNPFLRTGIHLVIANTKEEEIFDLLRWRIARLKAREHAEAQIFRTMATYAPAFGMIGTLVGLVNMLEVMESGDLHVIGPRMAVALLTTFYGILLANLVFKPIAVKLERRTEERLIAMNMVLEGISLITKRRLPSFIEETLNSFVANYHDEIRDPVVTKRDAPDGQAQNA from the coding sequence ATGAATCCGTCTACCATCATCGGCATGATTGCCAGCACGATACTGCTGGTCAGCGTGCTCTTCTTCACCGCCGAGTCGCCGCAGAGTTTCATCAACCTGCCAGGGCTCGCCATCGTGCTGGCAGGCACCATGGCGGCGACGTTCATCAGCTACCCATTGAAGGAGGTCGTCCGGGTCGTACGCCTGGTGGGGCTGGTGTTCCGGCGCGAGAACACCTACATACGCGATGACATCAAGGAACTGGTCGACATCTCGCGGCTATGGTTCAAGGGCGACGTGAGAGCCGTCGAGGCGGCGCTGGACAAGGCACGCAATCCCTTCCTGCGCACTGGCATTCACCTGGTGATCGCCAATACCAAGGAAGAAGAAATCTTCGACCTGCTGCGTTGGCGTATCGCCCGGCTCAAGGCGCGCGAACATGCCGAAGCGCAGATTTTTCGAACCATGGCCACCTATGCGCCGGCCTTCGGCATGATCGGGACCCTGGTGGGGCTGGTCAACATGCTCGAAGTCATGGAGTCGGGTGATCTGCACGTCATTGGGCCGCGCATGGCGGTGGCGCTGCTGACCACCTTTTATGGCATCCTGCTGGCCAACCTGGTGTTCAAGCCGATTGCCGTAAAGCTCGAGCGACGCACGGAAGAGCGGCTGATTGCCATGAACATGGTGCTGGAAGGAATCTCGCTGATCACCAAGCGCCGTCTGCCCTCGTTCATCGAGGAGACCCTCAACTCCTTCGTCGCCAACTATCACGACGAGATTCGCGATCCGGTCGTGACCAAGCGCGACGCTCCCGACGGACAGGCGCAAAATGCTTGA
- the flhB gene encoding flagellar biosynthesis protein FlhB — protein sequence MADESSDQEKTEEATPRRLEKAREEGQVARSRELTTFMLLLGGVVGMWSMGALLYDQLGLVMEQAFLFERRQAFETGPMLSNVLDLANRTLLTMLPLFVLLTVVALVAPALLGGWLVSAKSLKPQMSKLNPFKGLKRMFGTQALVELFKAVAKSTLIGGVGMAYLYFHRGEYLSLMDQPTSQALARALMMAAEACGLMVLTLLVVILIDVPYQLWSHAKKLRMSKDEVKREHKESEGDPHVKARIRSQQQAMARGRMMSKVPEADVIITNPTHYAVALQYDEKRMGAPRVVAKGADMVAARIRELGEEAGVPLLQAPPLARALYHHVDLEHEIPLDLYTAVAEVLAWAFRLRHVTREGGEVPPTPENLPIPPNLEVPAADASGAAADPSAAGPGGVRR from the coding sequence ATGGCGGACGAAAGCAGCGATCAGGAAAAGACCGAAGAGGCCACGCCACGACGCCTGGAGAAGGCGCGTGAAGAGGGCCAGGTCGCCCGCTCCCGTGAATTGACCACTTTCATGCTGTTACTGGGCGGGGTGGTCGGCATGTGGTCGATGGGCGCGCTGCTCTACGATCAACTGGGCCTGGTGATGGAACAGGCCTTCCTGTTCGAGCGTCGTCAGGCCTTTGAAACCGGTCCTATGCTGAGCAATGTGCTCGATCTTGCCAATCGCACATTGCTGACCATGCTGCCGTTGTTCGTGCTGCTGACGGTAGTGGCACTGGTTGCGCCGGCCCTGCTGGGAGGCTGGCTGGTCTCGGCCAAGTCACTCAAGCCGCAGATGTCGAAGCTCAACCCTTTCAAGGGATTGAAGCGCATGTTCGGCACCCAGGCGCTGGTGGAGCTGTTCAAGGCGGTGGCCAAGTCGACGCTGATTGGCGGGGTCGGCATGGCGTATCTCTATTTCCATCGCGGGGAATACCTGTCGTTGATGGATCAGCCGACCTCGCAGGCGCTGGCTCGAGCGCTGATGATGGCGGCCGAAGCCTGCGGGTTGATGGTGCTGACGCTGCTGGTGGTGATTCTGATCGACGTGCCCTATCAGCTTTGGAGCCATGCCAAGAAGCTGCGCATGTCGAAGGACGAGGTCAAGCGCGAGCACAAGGAATCCGAGGGCGATCCTCACGTCAAGGCGCGGATTCGTTCCCAGCAGCAGGCCATGGCGCGAGGCCGCATGATGAGCAAGGTGCCGGAGGCCGATGTGATCATCACCAACCCCACTCACTATGCCGTGGCGCTGCAGTACGACGAGAAGCGCATGGGGGCTCCCCGCGTCGTGGCGAAGGGGGCCGATATGGTGGCGGCACGTATCCGCGAGCTCGGTGAAGAGGCTGGTGTGCCGCTGCTCCAGGCTCCGCCGTTGGCGCGAGCGCTGTATCATCACGTCGATCTTGAACATGAGATCCCATTGGATCTGTACACTGCTGTGGCAGAGGTCCTGGCCTGGGCCTTCCGTCTCAGGCACGTAACACGAGAGGGGGGAGAGGTGCCGCCTACACCCGAGAACTTGCCTATACCGCCGAACCTGGAAGTGCCCGCCGCCGATGCGAGCGGCGCAGCCGCTGACCCAAGTGCGGCCGGACCCGGCGGAGTGCGTCGATGA
- the flhF gene encoding flagellar biosynthesis protein FlhF has protein sequence MSVMRFVGVNSREAMRQVRAALGDEALILANRHTEQGVEILAMAESAAAESGAEAVTPPAAEPQQQSPAAPVHQDPAQAFETMSARLLEEMRDMRAMLARERSQAEPANTLGERLILTMREAGFGQALAEEVVATLPEELAAGSALDDRALSWLTRQLVKRLGGLDDEAGFMDRTGIVALIGPTGVGKTTTTAKLTARYVMRHGTRPVALVTTDSFRIGAHEQLRIYSRLLDVPMYALNADQPVSELLGRMKGKSWIIIDTVGMSQRDQRVIEQVRHLHGGDSPVRLVLLLNAASQPETLEEVVVRYRQAAQAAGGELHDCIITKQDEAGRLAPVLDIIMRHGLRLLFVSHGQRVPEDMSLADPAALIEQSFAERVPLTAPLARPVAEPVARGRAACWGKGAAWRRCCARCANVCRDSIG, from the coding sequence ATGAGTGTCATGCGTTTCGTTGGCGTCAACAGCCGCGAGGCCATGCGCCAGGTCCGTGCGGCCCTGGGCGATGAGGCATTGATTCTGGCCAACCGGCATACCGAGCAGGGTGTCGAGATCCTGGCCATGGCCGAATCGGCGGCAGCCGAGAGTGGCGCCGAGGCGGTGACGCCACCCGCCGCTGAGCCCCAGCAGCAGAGCCCTGCCGCACCTGTGCATCAGGACCCGGCCCAGGCTTTCGAGACCATGAGCGCGCGGCTGCTCGAAGAGATGCGCGACATGCGCGCCATGCTTGCCCGTGAGCGCAGCCAGGCGGAACCGGCCAATACGCTGGGCGAACGTCTCATCCTCACTATGCGGGAAGCCGGCTTCGGCCAAGCCCTGGCCGAAGAGGTCGTGGCAACCCTGCCCGAGGAGCTGGCTGCTGGTAGCGCCCTGGATGACCGGGCACTTTCCTGGCTGACACGCCAGTTGGTCAAGCGGCTCGGCGGCCTGGATGACGAAGCCGGGTTCATGGATCGTACCGGCATCGTAGCCTTGATCGGACCCACCGGGGTAGGCAAGACCACCACCACCGCCAAGCTGACAGCACGCTACGTCATGCGTCACGGCACGCGTCCGGTGGCACTGGTGACGACCGACAGCTTCCGTATCGGCGCCCATGAGCAGTTGCGGATCTACTCGCGCCTGCTCGACGTGCCGATGTATGCGCTCAATGCCGACCAGCCGGTATCGGAGCTGCTGGGGCGTATGAAAGGCAAGTCCTGGATCATCATCGACACGGTGGGCATGAGCCAGCGCGATCAGCGTGTCATCGAGCAGGTCAGGCACCTGCACGGTGGCGACTCACCGGTTCGCCTGGTACTGCTGCTCAATGCCGCCAGCCAGCCGGAGACCCTCGAGGAGGTGGTGGTGCGCTACCGTCAGGCGGCACAGGCTGCCGGTGGCGAGCTGCACGACTGCATCATCACCAAGCAGGATGAGGCAGGCCGGTTGGCGCCGGTGCTGGACATCATCATGCGCCATGGGCTGCGACTGCTGTTCGTCTCGCATGGTCAGCGGGTGCCGGAAGACATGTCGCTTGCCGATCCCGCAGCCCTGATCGAGCAATCTTTCGCCGAGCGCGTACCGCTGACCGCGCCCCTGGCTCGTCCGGTGGCGGAGCCGGTCGCGAGGGGGCGGGCAGCTTGCTGGGGCAAGGGCGCCGCTTGGCGACGCTGCTGCGCACGCTGCGCCAACGTCTGCCGGGATTCGATCGGCTAG
- a CDS encoding methyl-accepting chemotaxis protein yields the protein MSRLLRNISIHATVIAALVSFAVLIGVVSLLSLMSDRQAARIMADLDRINVQQLNEINRADALLNVARVSLEVASNQIMLGRMGEANEQLDIAADRMERAEVRFNNFVAAPKSERAQEISQPLEQAFTAVLALVRQQHQALDELNTPGFGNLRNELSEPSAALASSMTEFVAYGFSNARAMTAEYHAQSDRFVYVILAALLVAALVLVLVYVGLRATVIRPLGSAVKHLQTIAKADLTGKIPEGSRNEIGTLFNAMRNMQQSLTRIVSQVRDSSSSIHIGTREIANGNVDLSSRTEQQAASLEETASSMEEITATVRQNADNARQASGLALDASTTAERGGEVVDRVVKTMGGISASSQKISDITSVIDSIAFQTNILALNASVEAARAGEQGRGFAVVAGEVRNLASRSATAAKEIKELIEGSVAQVKEGSTLAEQAGETMDEVVKAVRRVTDIMDEISAASQEQSDGIEQVSQAVGQMDQVTQQNASLVQEATAAAASLEEQASRLEQAVAVFRLSGDAQREHSHRQGEKDGLSGKTSPAQRTGVPALTNPSAQARPTGREPAEIDPKPKHRSRSEAVAEGDWEEF from the coding sequence ATGAGCCGCTTGTTACGCAACATCAGCATTCACGCTACCGTGATTGCCGCCCTGGTCAGCTTTGCCGTGCTGATCGGCGTAGTGTCTTTGCTCTCGCTCATGTCCGACCGACAGGCGGCTCGGATCATGGCGGATCTCGACCGCATCAACGTGCAGCAGCTCAACGAGATCAACCGTGCCGACGCCCTGCTCAACGTGGCCCGGGTGAGTCTCGAGGTTGCCTCCAACCAGATCATGCTGGGGCGCATGGGCGAGGCTAACGAGCAGCTCGATATCGCTGCCGATCGCATGGAGCGTGCCGAGGTGCGCTTCAACAACTTCGTTGCCGCACCCAAGTCGGAGCGAGCCCAGGAGATCTCTCAGCCGCTAGAGCAGGCCTTTACTGCGGTTCTCGCCCTGGTACGCCAGCAGCATCAGGCGCTCGACGAACTCAACACGCCTGGATTCGGCAATCTGCGCAACGAGTTGAGCGAGCCGAGTGCGGCCCTGGCCAGCAGTATGACCGAGTTCGTGGCTTACGGCTTCAGCAACGCCCGGGCGATGACCGCCGAGTACCACGCCCAGTCGGATCGCTTTGTCTACGTCATTCTCGCAGCGCTGTTAGTCGCCGCGTTGGTGCTGGTGCTGGTCTACGTGGGGCTGCGTGCCACGGTGATCCGGCCGCTCGGCTCCGCTGTCAAGCATCTGCAGACCATCGCCAAGGCCGACCTGACCGGCAAGATTCCCGAGGGCAGCCGCAACGAGATCGGCACGTTGTTCAATGCCATGCGCAATATGCAGCAGAGCCTGACGCGCATCGTCAGCCAGGTGCGTGACAGCAGCAGCTCGATCCATATCGGCACGCGCGAGATCGCCAATGGCAACGTGGATCTTTCCTCGCGTACCGAGCAGCAGGCGGCCTCGTTGGAGGAGACCGCATCTAGCATGGAGGAGATCACCGCCACGGTGCGTCAGAATGCCGATAACGCACGCCAAGCCAGTGGGTTGGCCCTGGATGCCTCCACTACCGCCGAGCGTGGCGGCGAGGTGGTGGATCGCGTGGTCAAGACCATGGGGGGCATTTCGGCCAGCTCACAGAAGATCAGCGACATTACTAGCGTGATCGATTCCATTGCCTTCCAGACCAATATCCTGGCGCTGAATGCCTCGGTGGAGGCGGCGCGAGCCGGTGAGCAGGGCCGTGGCTTTGCCGTGGTGGCCGGCGAGGTGCGCAATCTTGCCAGCCGCAGTGCCACGGCAGCCAAGGAGATCAAGGAGCTCATCGAAGGCTCGGTGGCTCAGGTGAAGGAAGGCTCGACCCTGGCCGAGCAGGCGGGTGAGACGATGGACGAAGTGGTCAAGGCGGTTCGCCGCGTGACCGACATCATGGACGAGATCTCGGCGGCATCGCAGGAACAGAGCGACGGCATCGAGCAGGTGAGCCAGGCGGTGGGGCAGATGGACCAAGTGACCCAGCAGAACGCGTCGCTGGTCCAGGAGGCCACGGCTGCCGCAGCCTCTCTCGAGGAGCAGGCGAGCCGTCTCGAGCAGGCCGTTGCCGTGTTCCGCCTGTCAGGCGATGCGCAGCGCGAGCACAGCCATCGGCAGGGCGAGAAAGACGGCCTGAGCGGCAAGACTTCCCCAGCCCAACGCACTGGCGTCCCTGCACTGACCAATCCGAGCGCCCAGGCGCGACCGACAGGACGCGAGCCAGCCGAGATCGACCCCAAGCCCAAGCACAGGTCCCGCAGCGAGGCGGTGGCCGAGGGCGACTGGGAAGAATTTTGA
- a CDS encoding flagellar protein FlhE — translation MRYRRSRWIAAIAASGLWVGMAQAAGSWVATAPALTVAMVERPMMSTTMLPPTPELASGQIMGRIGWQYQAPVGSEVNAWLCHPGDCVRLPGPRGQTDAMAGLPADTPLHFQFSLQDRRQRAATLQGLQVIVNHEHPQRP, via the coding sequence ATGAGATATCGCAGGAGCCGTTGGATCGCGGCCATCGCAGCGAGTGGTCTGTGGGTGGGCATGGCACAGGCTGCCGGCAGTTGGGTAGCCACCGCCCCAGCGTTGACGGTGGCCATGGTCGAGCGTCCGATGATGTCTACCACCATGCTGCCACCTACGCCCGAACTGGCGAGTGGGCAGATCATGGGACGGATCGGCTGGCAATATCAGGCCCCGGTGGGTAGCGAGGTGAACGCCTGGTTGTGCCACCCGGGAGACTGCGTGCGCCTGCCGGGGCCACGAGGGCAGACCGACGCCATGGCCGGGCTGCCGGCCGATACGCCACTGCATTTTCAGTTTTCACTGCAGGATCGCCGCCAGCGTGCCGCGACCCTGCAAGGGCTGCAGGTGATCGTCAACCATGAACACCCGCAACGTCCCTGA
- the cheZ gene encoding protein phosphatase CheZ — MSANEQPDQAQAPGAGGEDLVQRIGQLTRMLRESMRELGLDKEIEKAAEAIPDARDRLSYVATMTEQAAERALNAIDRAQPLQDSISSGAESLDKRWAEWFAEPKELDEARDLVKQTRSYLAEVPDKTQATQKELLEIMMAQDFQDLTGQVIKKMMDVIREIEHQLVQVLIDNVPEGEARENMQRKANDQWENEARRQEGLLNGPQIKPGVDIVTSQDQVDDLLDQLGF, encoded by the coding sequence ATGAGCGCAAACGAGCAGCCTGACCAGGCTCAAGCGCCCGGCGCCGGTGGTGAGGATCTGGTTCAGCGTATTGGGCAACTGACCCGCATGCTGCGTGAAAGCATGCGTGAGCTGGGTCTGGACAAGGAAATCGAAAAGGCCGCTGAGGCGATTCCCGACGCACGGGATCGACTGAGCTACGTGGCGACCATGACCGAGCAGGCCGCCGAGCGTGCGCTCAACGCCATCGATCGTGCCCAGCCGCTTCAGGATTCCATCAGCAGTGGCGCCGAGTCGCTGGACAAGCGCTGGGCGGAGTGGTTTGCCGAACCCAAGGAACTCGACGAGGCGCGCGATCTGGTCAAGCAGACACGCTCCTACCTGGCCGAGGTGCCCGACAAGACCCAGGCGACCCAGAAGGAGCTGCTCGAGATCATGATGGCCCAGGACTTCCAGGACCTGACCGGCCAGGTGATCAAGAAGATGATGGATGTCATCCGCGAGATCGAGCATCAACTGGTTCAGGTGCTGATCGATAACGTGCCCGAGGGCGAGGCTCGCGAGAACATGCAGCGTAAGGCCAACGATCAGTGGGAGAACGAAGCCCGTCGTCAGGAAGGGTTGCTCAACGGTCCGCAGATCAAGCCGGGGGTGGATATCGTCACCAGCCAGGATCAGGTGGATGATCTGCTCGATCAACTGGGCTTCTGA